The following coding sequences lie in one Mycobacterium sp. Z3061 genomic window:
- a CDS encoding PE family protein has product MSSYVIAAPEALALASGELTKIEDAIRGAAAAAAPSTTNIASAAADEVSAAVAKFFGSYATELQALTVKTTLFQSEFERALSAAGAAYAAAEAANAAPLQGLFQQLGSALSTCPLFNGTGAATVGALLNFATNSVGLGKFINFPTTLPVTGTGGVTGVRVGFSFMPIPIGPTSFLGLPIPQFNYPAPAFWYFPTQANGTVAPTGTVYFSHGFGAFGWLYQPLAIELAGQTNSAVVTPTVPSIPLPLGLWIGSPEMQQGVASLFQGPQTALNMSAQHAGLVGTLPQDFILSGHSAGGGLTSIAAGNYLANLNGATNHLKGVVMFDGVANNNAVFAGAISQLQAANVPIYTVAAPPQSWNAFGNTTNQLVSLYPGQFVGAEIAGGSHVDSMLGRGPLIDLALQVITQFSPPGATAAVYTLSTGWINDMWAGLGPTSPGHVGIYGPAPSYNYVAPGGQSISLPPATAIILPV; this is encoded by the coding sequence ATGTCGTCGTACGTGATCGCCGCACCTGAAGCCTTGGCCTTGGCTTCGGGTGAGTTGACCAAGATCGAGGATGCGATCAGAGGGGCTGCCGCCGCGGCGGCGCCTTCGACGACGAACATCGCCTCCGCGGCTGCCGACGAGGTGTCGGCTGCGGTCGCGAAATTCTTCGGCAGCTACGCCACCGAGTTGCAGGCGCTGACCGTGAAGACGACGCTGTTCCAGTCCGAGTTTGAGCGCGCGTTGAGTGCGGCCGGGGCTGCGTACGCAGCCGCCGAGGCCGCCAACGCCGCGCCGCTGCAGGGGTTGTTTCAACAGCTCGGCAGCGCGTTGTCCACCTGCCCGCTGTTCAACGGCACCGGCGCCGCGACGGTGGGAGCGCTGCTCAACTTCGCCACCAACTCCGTGGGCCTGGGCAAATTCATCAATTTCCCCACCACGTTGCCCGTGACCGGCACGGGCGGAGTGACCGGCGTCCGGGTCGGCTTCTCGTTCATGCCAATCCCGATCGGCCCAACCTCTTTCCTCGGGCTCCCGATCCCCCAGTTCAATTACCCCGCTCCGGCGTTCTGGTACTTCCCGACACAGGCGAACGGAACGGTGGCCCCCACCGGCACTGTGTATTTTTCCCACGGCTTCGGCGCGTTCGGTTGGTTGTACCAGCCGCTTGCCATCGAACTGGCGGGGCAGACCAACAGCGCGGTCGTGACTCCGACCGTGCCGTCGATTCCGTTGCCGTTGGGCCTGTGGATCGGCAGCCCGGAGATGCAACAGGGCGTGGCGTCGCTGTTCCAAGGCCCCCAGACGGCACTGAACATGAGCGCGCAACACGCGGGATTAGTCGGCACGCTGCCGCAGGATTTCATCCTGTCCGGACACTCCGCCGGAGGAGGCCTCACCTCGATCGCCGCCGGCAACTACCTGGCGAATCTCAATGGCGCCACGAACCACCTCAAGGGCGTGGTGATGTTCGACGGCGTCGCCAACAACAACGCGGTATTCGCCGGCGCGATCAGCCAACTGCAGGCGGCAAATGTTCCGATCTACACGGTGGCGGCGCCGCCGCAGTCGTGGAATGCCTTCGGCAACACCACAAATCAGTTGGTCAGTCTGTACCCGGGCCAATTCGTCGGCGCCGAGATCGCGGGCGGCTCCCATGTCGACTCGATGCTGGGCCGTGGCCCGCTGATCGACTTGGCCCTGCAGGTGATCACCCAGTTCTCCCCGCCGGGCGCCACCGCGGCGGTCTACACACTGTCGACGGGCTGGATCAACGACATGTGGGCCGGTCTGGGTCCGACCAGCCCCGGTCACGTCGGCATCTACGGGCCCGCGCCCAGTTACAACTACGTGGCGCCCGGTGGTCAGTCGATCTCCCTCCCGCCGGCCACGGCGATCATCCTGCCGGTGTAG
- a CDS encoding aspartate aminotransferase family protein has translation MSNLWLHFTRHGPDFTPPVITRGDGVTIFDDRGKSYLDALSGLFVVQVGHGRSELAEVAARQAQTLAFFPLWGYATPTAIELAERVAGYAPGDLNRVFFTTGGTEAVETAWKVAKQYFKLTGKPGKHKVISRSVAYHGTTQGALAITGLPKFTAPFEPVTPGGFRVPNTNFYRAPEPYAADAKAFGRWAADRIAEAIEFEGPDTVAAVFLEPVQNAGGSIPPPPGYFERVREICDEYDVLLVSDEVICAFGRIGSMFACNDFGYVPDMITCAKGLTSGYAPLGAMIASDRLFEPFNDGKTMFPHGYTFGGHPVSTAVGLANLDIFEREGLNDRVKELSPALRATLEKLYDLPIVGDVRGEGFFFGIELVKDQATRQTFDDDERSALLGRVSAEMFEAGLYCRTDDRGDSVIQLAPPLISGQAEFDTIESILRGVLTEVC, from the coding sequence ATGAGCAACCTCTGGCTGCACTTCACCCGGCACGGCCCGGACTTCACCCCGCCGGTGATCACCCGCGGCGACGGCGTCACGATTTTCGACGACCGCGGTAAGAGCTACCTCGACGCGCTGTCCGGATTGTTCGTGGTGCAGGTCGGTCACGGCCGGTCCGAACTCGCCGAAGTCGCGGCCCGGCAGGCGCAGACGCTGGCCTTCTTCCCGCTCTGGGGATACGCCACCCCGACGGCCATAGAACTCGCCGAACGCGTCGCCGGGTACGCCCCGGGTGACCTGAACCGGGTGTTCTTCACCACCGGCGGCACCGAGGCCGTCGAAACGGCATGGAAAGTCGCCAAACAATATTTCAAGCTGACCGGCAAACCCGGTAAGCACAAGGTGATTTCGCGTTCGGTCGCCTACCACGGCACCACCCAGGGCGCACTGGCGATCACCGGCCTGCCGAAGTTCACCGCCCCCTTCGAGCCGGTGACGCCGGGCGGTTTCCGGGTGCCCAACACGAACTTCTACCGCGCACCCGAACCGTATGCCGCGGACGCCAAAGCGTTCGGCCGGTGGGCGGCGGACCGGATCGCCGAAGCGATCGAATTCGAAGGACCGGACACCGTCGCCGCGGTGTTCCTGGAACCGGTGCAGAACGCCGGCGGCTCCATTCCGCCGCCGCCGGGTTATTTCGAGCGGGTCCGGGAGATCTGCGACGAATACGACGTGCTGCTGGTGTCCGACGAGGTGATCTGCGCCTTCGGCCGAATCGGATCGATGTTCGCGTGCAACGACTTCGGCTATGTACCCGATATGATCACCTGCGCGAAAGGTTTGACGTCGGGCTACGCACCGCTGGGCGCGATGATTGCCAGCGACAGGCTGTTCGAGCCGTTCAACGACGGCAAGACGATGTTCCCGCACGGCTATACGTTCGGCGGCCATCCGGTGTCGACGGCCGTCGGGCTGGCCAACCTCGACATCTTCGAGCGCGAAGGCCTCAACGACCGCGTCAAGGAGTTGTCCCCCGCGTTGCGGGCCACCTTGGAGAAGCTGTACGACCTGCCCATCGTGGGCGACGTCCGGGGCGAGGGATTCTTCTTCGGCATCGAACTGGTCAAAGACCAGGCGACCAGGCAGACCTTCGACGACGACGAACGCTCGGCCCTGCTCGGCCGGGTGTCGGCCGAGATGTTCGAAGCCGGCTTGTACTGCCGCACCGACGATCGCGGCGATTCGGTGATCCAGCTGGCACCGCCATTGATCAGCGGTCAGGCCGAGTTCGACACGATCGAGTCGATCCTGCGCGGTGTGCTCACCGAAGTCTGCTGA
- a CDS encoding helix-turn-helix transcriptional regulator, which produces MADHWPMIGRQQDVRAVMGSIAEMRGVALAGKAGVGKSRLAREAIRAAVADGWTVRTIAATATSRPIPLGAFAQWTDDVENAPLALARRVIGAMTDGVQQGRLLVFVDDAHLLDEISALVVHQLAHARAAALILAIRAGEPVPAAVTTLWKDGLLLRHDLEPLQRGEVEDLLAEVFGAAPDQQCAERLWHLTSGNVLYLRQLIEQERRAERMTIRDGAVSWHGDTKISRSLAELLDAHIGAIPAAVRDVVDLVAVSEPVDWHCLRLIADQDAIEDAEQRDLIRVSGGDVYIGHPLYAESRLNRCGSTRLRRLRGQVATAMKDGGGIAKTVKRGLLWLESDLPPEPGVLLSAATAASSLLDFETAERLFTAVAATGAGAQARIPLAYSLFMMEKGELALEVLDGVEVDEATESAFINYMVMRASNLLWGLRSPERSWRLIDDALQTTQGTRRLQLLIFRANQLSLAGRPVQVLATVAEVDYDQLDWYGMTMGYAAECLANAELGRLDRAVERAVDASAALVLSEQGKFLQQPLTEFHTFALAAAGQISDAIEVAERHRRAQRDEPVAIRTVASEILGMAMLAAGDLVAALRLLPNEIDDEMTNNFNLANSFYRFHLMRAQALARCGDVDAAERALGTARTHRHPAYVYVESLEMLTAAWLAAGRSHTTEARQLAREAAEFAREHDQFAREVWYLQTAVQFDDVDAAARLAELASRVQGPRAAIAARYAAALGADDSDELERASTEFEDMGDLLAAADAAGQAAVSHRRAGRAGSAMTLATRVRSLAARCGGATSPAIAAASFAPPFTAREREVAVLVARGLSNRQIAEAVSLSVRTVESHIYRASTKAGVSGRAALARLMRGAKELN; this is translated from the coding sequence GTGGCCGATCACTGGCCCATGATCGGCCGACAGCAGGACGTCCGCGCGGTCATGGGCTCCATTGCCGAGATGCGGGGCGTAGCGCTGGCCGGCAAGGCCGGGGTCGGCAAGTCGCGGCTGGCTCGCGAGGCGATACGGGCCGCAGTGGCCGACGGCTGGACCGTGCGAACCATTGCTGCCACGGCCACCAGCCGGCCGATCCCGCTCGGCGCCTTCGCGCAGTGGACGGACGATGTGGAGAACGCGCCACTTGCCTTGGCGCGCCGCGTCATAGGCGCCATGACCGACGGCGTGCAACAGGGCCGCCTGCTGGTATTCGTCGATGATGCCCACCTGCTAGACGAGATCTCCGCCCTCGTCGTCCACCAACTGGCCCATGCGCGGGCCGCCGCTCTGATCCTCGCGATCCGTGCCGGCGAGCCCGTTCCGGCCGCGGTGACGACGCTGTGGAAGGACGGTTTGTTACTGCGTCATGACCTCGAGCCGTTGCAACGCGGCGAGGTCGAAGACCTGTTGGCAGAGGTTTTCGGCGCGGCCCCCGATCAGCAGTGCGCTGAGCGGCTGTGGCACCTCACGAGCGGCAACGTGCTGTATCTGCGTCAGCTCATCGAACAGGAACGCCGGGCGGAACGGATGACGATCCGGGACGGCGCCGTGAGCTGGCACGGAGACACCAAAATCTCCCGATCCCTCGCCGAATTGCTGGACGCCCATATCGGTGCCATTCCGGCGGCCGTACGCGACGTCGTCGATCTGGTGGCCGTGTCCGAACCGGTGGACTGGCACTGCCTGAGGTTGATCGCCGATCAGGACGCCATCGAAGATGCCGAACAGCGCGACCTCATTCGGGTGTCGGGCGGCGACGTGTACATCGGGCACCCCTTGTACGCCGAGAGCCGCCTGAACCGCTGCGGCTCGACGCGGCTGCGCCGCCTTCGCGGCCAGGTCGCGACCGCGATGAAGGACGGCGGAGGCATCGCCAAGACAGTCAAGCGGGGCCTGCTGTGGCTCGAGTCCGACCTGCCACCCGAGCCGGGCGTGCTGCTGTCGGCTGCCACGGCCGCCAGTTCGTTACTGGACTTCGAAACGGCGGAGCGGCTTTTCACCGCGGTCGCCGCGACGGGTGCCGGCGCGCAAGCCCGGATCCCTCTGGCCTACTCGCTGTTCATGATGGAAAAGGGCGAGCTCGCCCTGGAAGTGCTCGACGGTGTGGAGGTCGACGAGGCCACCGAATCCGCATTCATCAACTACATGGTGATGCGTGCGTCCAACCTGCTGTGGGGATTGCGATCGCCCGAGCGGTCCTGGCGGCTGATCGACGATGCGCTCCAAACCACCCAAGGAACCCGGCGACTGCAGTTGCTCATTTTCCGCGCGAATCAGCTCTCGCTGGCCGGCCGGCCGGTGCAGGTCCTGGCGACCGTGGCGGAGGTGGACTACGACCAACTCGATTGGTACGGCATGACAATGGGTTACGCCGCCGAGTGCCTGGCCAACGCGGAACTGGGCCGCCTCGATCGGGCCGTGGAAAGGGCAGTCGATGCGTCGGCGGCGCTCGTCCTGAGCGAGCAGGGCAAATTTCTTCAGCAGCCGCTGACGGAGTTCCATACCTTCGCCCTGGCAGCTGCCGGGCAGATTTCCGACGCCATCGAGGTCGCCGAACGGCACCGACGTGCCCAGCGCGACGAACCGGTCGCCATCCGCACCGTCGCATCCGAGATCCTCGGAATGGCGATGCTGGCTGCCGGCGATCTCGTTGCCGCGCTGCGGTTGCTGCCCAACGAGATCGACGACGAGATGACGAACAACTTCAACCTGGCCAACAGCTTCTACCGGTTCCACCTGATGCGCGCCCAGGCACTGGCCCGCTGCGGTGACGTCGATGCGGCCGAACGCGCATTGGGCACCGCGCGCACCCACCGCCATCCGGCCTACGTGTACGTCGAATCCCTCGAAATGCTCACCGCCGCATGGCTGGCGGCGGGGCGCTCACACACCACCGAAGCACGTCAACTGGCCCGCGAGGCGGCCGAGTTCGCGCGCGAGCACGATCAGTTCGCCCGCGAAGTGTGGTACCTGCAGACCGCGGTGCAGTTCGACGACGTCGATGCGGCCGCGCGACTGGCCGAGTTGGCCTCGCGTGTGCAAGGACCCCGCGCCGCGATCGCCGCGCGCTACGCCGCGGCGCTGGGTGCTGACGATTCGGATGAACTCGAAAGAGCCTCAACAGAATTCGAAGACATGGGCGATCTGCTGGCGGCCGCCGACGCCGCCGGCCAAGCCGCGGTGTCACACCGGCGGGCGGGGCGGGCGGGCAGCGCCATGACCCTGGCCACCCGCGTGCGCAGCTTGGCGGCCCGATGTGGCGGCGCGACCAGTCCGGCGATCGCGGCGGCCTCCTTCGCGCCGCCGTTCACCGCCCGCGAACGGGAGGTCGCGGTGCTGGTGGCGCGGGGGCTGTCGAATCGGCAGATCGCCGAGGCGGTGTCGCTGTCGGTACGGACCGTCGAGAGCCACATCTACCGGGCGAGTACCAAGGCCGGCGTCAGTGGACGCGCCGCGCTGGCACGGCTGATGCGCGGCGCCAAGGAGCTGAACTGA
- a CDS encoding sigma-70 family RNA polymerase sigma factor produces MVATTQVNEFESLRPHLMSVAYRLTGTVADAEDIVQEAWLRWSAQDSVIHDLRAWLTTVVSRLGLDKLRSAAHRRESYTGNWLPEPVVTGFSDAQAVDPLSAVVSAEDARFAAMVVLERLRPDQRVAFVLHDGFAVPFAEVADVLGINEAAARQLASRARKAVAAAPPPEPDPSHAEVVGKLMAAMAAGDIETVVSLLHPDVTFTGDSDGKAPTAVQTIRGADKVVRFMMGLARRYGDAFYTANHLALVNGELGSYTTGFPASEGRREMAPRITAMTVRDGKVVALWDVANPDKFTGSPLRATPAG; encoded by the coding sequence ATGGTCGCGACCACGCAGGTCAACGAATTCGAGTCGCTGCGACCGCATCTCATGTCGGTCGCCTACCGGCTGACCGGAACCGTGGCGGACGCCGAGGACATCGTTCAGGAAGCCTGGCTGCGCTGGAGCGCGCAGGACAGTGTGATCCACGACCTGCGCGCCTGGTTGACCACGGTGGTGAGCCGGCTGGGTCTGGACAAGTTGCGTTCGGCGGCGCACCGACGGGAAAGCTATACCGGCAATTGGCTGCCGGAACCGGTTGTGACGGGCTTCTCGGACGCCCAAGCGGTCGACCCGCTGTCGGCCGTGGTGTCCGCCGAGGATGCCCGGTTCGCGGCGATGGTGGTACTGGAGCGCTTGCGACCCGATCAGCGGGTGGCGTTCGTGCTGCACGACGGGTTCGCCGTGCCGTTCGCAGAGGTGGCCGATGTGCTGGGCATCAACGAGGCCGCCGCGCGGCAACTGGCGTCGCGGGCCCGCAAGGCCGTCGCCGCGGCGCCGCCGCCGGAGCCCGACCCCAGCCACGCCGAGGTGGTCGGGAAGCTCATGGCCGCCATGGCCGCCGGTGACATCGAGACCGTGGTCTCGCTGCTGCACCCCGACGTGACGTTCACCGGAGACTCGGACGGCAAGGCGCCTACCGCGGTTCAGACCATCCGCGGAGCGGACAAGGTGGTCCGGTTCATGATGGGCCTGGCCCGCCGCTACGGCGACGCGTTCTACACCGCGAATCATCTGGCGTTGGTCAATGGCGAATTAGGCTCATACACAACGGGATTCCCAGCTTCCGAAGGGCGCAGGGAGATGGCGCCGCGGATCACGGCGATGACGGTGCGCGACGGCAAGGTGGTCGCACTCTGGGATGTCGCCAATCCCGACAAGTTCACCGGCTCGCCGCTGCGGGCTACACCGGCAGGATGA
- a CDS encoding VIT domain-containing protein, with product MNTQLLPLLPAEPIRPVRAGRPGCGQLSADDGRSLPLKALTVQTVLVGMTASSTVRQRFVNAGDTTIEATYVFPLPARAGVTDFTAELAGRRVIGVLKERGQARADYEQALVSGQRAAIVEEDRSDVFSVRVGNLGPGEEAVIEMRLTGPLSFEDGEATFRFPLVVAPRYTTGTPLPGDQTGPGLAADTDAVPDASRVTPPRLLESDERPDLQISLSLDGAGLAVSDLRSSLPTAATRADGVTNLQVEPGARADRDFVLRFRVDRSELSSSALVVPDEDGSEGTWSVTVVPPVQTSSAPRDVVVLLDRSGSMHGWKMIAARRAAGRIVDMLDTADRFCVLAFDDRIDTPTGLLDGLVDATDRNRFAAASWLGSLESRGGTVMAEPLYKAVDILAGTGEDRQASVVLVTDGQITGEDHLLRTLAPAVGRSRIYCVGIDRAVNAGFLDRLAGLGHGRSELVESEERLDEVMARLARTIGRPALTSLRVRADGVSLLDDTVTPARLPDAFAGIPCVISGRYRGAGEVTFHVEADESFTTALPARVAPEAVAVRTIWARSVVRDLEDEYAAYSADDELAARLVAHSVRFGVLSRFTAFVAIDPEHTDAGPLTEVIQPVEEPSGWVTNVGFAQAAHAYAMPAPAGSMPETTGFMPAPARSMPAPAGAAPEQATPRKPATPRPLDKLLKQVEKSMQVRRSGLDAVLDELRQHRDVASDPELRAALDQLCAALARFLKDPKGPQSRQVLVALDAVRRAMTERPPKRRFWR from the coding sequence ATGAATACCCAGCTGTTGCCCCTGCTGCCGGCCGAACCCATCCGACCGGTTCGGGCCGGCCGGCCCGGCTGCGGTCAATTGAGCGCCGACGACGGCCGCTCCCTGCCGCTGAAGGCGCTCACTGTGCAGACCGTGCTGGTCGGCATGACGGCCAGTTCGACGGTGCGGCAGCGGTTCGTCAACGCCGGCGACACCACGATCGAGGCCACCTATGTGTTTCCGCTGCCGGCCCGCGCGGGCGTCACCGATTTCACCGCCGAGCTGGCCGGCCGACGCGTGATCGGTGTGCTCAAGGAACGCGGGCAGGCGCGCGCGGACTACGAACAGGCACTCGTCTCCGGCCAGCGCGCCGCGATCGTCGAAGAGGACCGCTCGGACGTGTTCTCGGTGCGGGTGGGCAATCTGGGCCCCGGCGAGGAGGCGGTCATCGAGATGCGGCTGACCGGGCCGCTGTCCTTCGAGGACGGCGAGGCCACGTTCCGTTTCCCGCTGGTGGTCGCGCCGCGGTACACCACCGGGACGCCGCTGCCGGGTGACCAGACCGGCCCAGGCCTGGCGGCCGACACCGATGCGGTACCCGACGCTTCCCGGGTGACTCCGCCTCGCCTCCTGGAATCCGACGAGCGTCCGGACCTGCAGATCTCGTTGAGCCTGGATGGTGCCGGACTCGCGGTGTCCGACCTGCGGTCGTCCCTGCCGACCGCGGCGACCCGGGCCGACGGGGTGACAAACCTTCAGGTGGAGCCGGGTGCGCGCGCCGACCGGGACTTCGTGCTGCGCTTCCGGGTCGACCGCAGCGAGCTGTCGTCGTCGGCTTTGGTGGTCCCGGACGAGGACGGATCCGAGGGCACCTGGTCGGTGACAGTGGTGCCGCCTGTCCAGACATCCAGTGCGCCAAGGGATGTCGTGGTGTTGCTGGACCGCTCGGGTTCGATGCACGGCTGGAAGATGATCGCCGCGCGACGGGCCGCCGGCCGGATCGTGGACATGCTCGACACCGCCGACCGATTCTGCGTGCTGGCCTTCGACGATCGGATCGACACACCCACGGGTCTGCTGGACGGTTTGGTGGACGCGACCGACCGCAACCGGTTCGCCGCGGCGTCGTGGCTGGGCTCGCTGGAGAGCCGCGGCGGCACCGTGATGGCCGAGCCGCTGTACAAGGCGGTCGACATCCTGGCGGGGACGGGTGAGGACCGCCAGGCCAGCGTCGTGCTGGTGACCGACGGCCAGATCACCGGGGAGGACCATCTGCTGCGCACCCTGGCTCCCGCCGTCGGACGGTCCCGCATCTACTGCGTGGGCATCGATCGCGCCGTCAACGCCGGTTTCCTCGACCGGCTCGCGGGGCTGGGGCACGGGCGCTCGGAGTTGGTGGAATCCGAGGAGCGTCTCGATGAGGTGATGGCCCGGCTGGCCCGGACCATCGGGCGTCCGGCGCTGACGTCGCTGCGGGTACGCGCGGACGGGGTCTCGCTCCTCGACGACACGGTGACGCCGGCCCGTCTACCCGACGCCTTCGCAGGTATACCGTGCGTGATCTCGGGGCGCTACCGGGGTGCCGGCGAGGTGACGTTCCACGTCGAGGCCGACGAGTCGTTCACGACCGCACTGCCCGCCAGGGTCGCACCGGAAGCTGTTGCGGTGCGGACGATTTGGGCGCGTTCGGTGGTCCGTGACCTGGAGGACGAGTACGCGGCGTACTCCGCCGACGACGAACTGGCCGCTCGGTTGGTCGCGCACTCGGTGCGGTTCGGCGTGCTGTCACGGTTCACGGCGTTCGTCGCGATCGACCCCGAGCACACCGACGCCGGTCCGCTGACCGAGGTGATTCAGCCCGTCGAGGAGCCATCCGGTTGGGTGACCAATGTGGGCTTCGCCCAGGCGGCGCACGCTTACGCGATGCCGGCACCGGCGGGATCGATGCCGGAAACGACCGGATTCATGCCGGCTCCGGCGCGATCCATGCCGGCGCCGGCCGGGGCCGCACCCGAGCAGGCCACGCCCCGCAAGCCCGCCACTCCGCGGCCGCTGGACAAATTGCTGAAGCAGGTCGAGAAGTCGATGCAGGTGCGGCGATCCGGCCTCGACGCCGTGCTCGACGAGCTGAGGCAGCATCGCGACGTGGCCAGTGACCCCGAACTGCGGGCGGCGCTCGACCAGTTGTGCGCCGCGCTGGCGCGCTTCCTGAAAGATCCGAAGGGTCCGCAGAGCCGGCAGGTGCTGGTGGCCCTCGACGCGGTCAGGCGGGCCATGACCGAACGGCCGCCAAAACGACGCTTCTGGCGGTGA